The following are from one region of the Paraglaciecola sp. L1A13 genome:
- a CDS encoding DNA-3-methyladenine glycosylase I, producing the protein MSENVLANLENYQAIYQRACERKGGPDAVESLLSDPLSAHDVAQLGDDRFLAEFSKKVFQSGFVWRVVRNKWPEFERLFFEFNLDKVLLMPEEMLEKRAQDPAIIRNYKKVKTIQENAMMIDSVRRTHGSFAQFVANWPATDIIGLWAYLKKHGARLGGNTGPYALRALGKDTFILSRDVSSYFTQRGIISGGVNSKRSLNAIQQAFNQLQQESGRSMQALSILIAISVGDNLSA; encoded by the coding sequence GTGAGCGAAAACGTTTTAGCAAATTTGGAAAATTATCAGGCCATTTATCAACGAGCCTGTGAACGAAAAGGCGGCCCTGACGCCGTCGAAAGCTTACTTAGTGATCCTTTATCAGCTCATGACGTCGCCCAACTGGGTGATGATCGTTTTTTGGCTGAATTTAGTAAAAAAGTTTTCCAATCCGGCTTTGTATGGCGTGTAGTACGTAACAAATGGCCGGAGTTTGAACGGTTGTTTTTCGAGTTTAATCTGGACAAAGTCTTGCTTATGCCAGAAGAGATGTTGGAAAAACGCGCTCAAGATCCGGCCATTATTCGCAACTATAAAAAAGTCAAAACAATTCAAGAAAACGCGATGATGATTGACTCGGTACGTCGAACCCACGGTAGCTTCGCGCAATTTGTAGCGAACTGGCCTGCCACCGATATCATTGGTTTATGGGCTTACCTTAAAAAACACGGCGCCCGATTGGGTGGTAATACTGGCCCCTACGCTTTGCGTGCCTTAGGCAAAGATACCTTTATACTCAGTCGCGATGTCAGCAGCTATTTTACTCAGCGCGGTATAATCTCCGGCGGGGTCAATTCGAAACGTAGCCTTAACGCAATCCAACAAGCATTTAATCAATTGCAACAAGAAAGTGGGCGTTCGATGCAGGCACTTAGTATTTTGATTGCTATAAGCGTTGGCGACAATCTCTCAGCGTAA
- the prlC gene encoding oligopeptidase A yields the protein MSLSPLQDLSGLPRFSDITPEQIQPAVEQAINDAKQTIETLLAQPSYTWDNFAAKLEDKDDELGRMWSPVSHMNSVVSNDDLREAHDACLPLLSDYGTWIGQHKGLYQAYLQIQNSDEFAELDEAKRKVIEITVRDFELSGVGLDDEKKQRYGEIKSRLSDLSSTFSNNVMDATLGWQKHITDESQLEGLPESALGAAKQLAESKELDGWLFTLDIPSYLPVMMHADNHLLREEMYRAFTTRASDQGPNAGKWDNGPLIDETMALRQELAQLLDFANYAERSLATKMAESTSQVKGFLHDLAARSKPQAQQDLAELADFAKKQFNKPELQAWDFAYYSEKLKEQKYAISDEALRPYFPAHKAVDGLFEVVSRLYGLQIAERDGVDTWHDDVRFFDIKDASGELRGSFYLDLYAREHKRGGAWMDECQTRRAKPDGSVQLPVAYLTCNFSGPVGNKPALFTHDEVITLFHEFGHGIHHMLTQIDVAGVSGINGVAWDAVELPSQFLENWCWQPEALAFISSHYETGESLPKDLLDKMLAARNFQSAMQMVRQLEFSLFDFTLHEKYSSEEKTSVQALLDDVRSEVSVVMPPEFNRFQNSFGHIFAGGYAAGYYSYKWAEVLSSDAFSRFEEEGIFNQQVGQDFLNNILEKGGSKEPMELFVAFRGREPKVDALLRHSGIEE from the coding sequence ATGTCCCTAAGCCCGCTGCAAGATTTATCTGGATTACCGCGTTTTTCAGACATTACACCAGAGCAAATACAGCCCGCCGTTGAGCAAGCCATTAATGACGCAAAGCAAACGATAGAAACATTACTCGCCCAGCCGTCTTACACCTGGGACAACTTTGCCGCCAAGCTTGAGGATAAAGACGACGAACTCGGTCGTATGTGGTCGCCTGTTTCTCATATGAATTCAGTGGTCAGTAATGATGACCTAAGGGAAGCTCACGACGCTTGCTTGCCGCTCTTGTCTGATTATGGCACATGGATAGGCCAGCATAAGGGTTTGTACCAAGCCTACCTGCAAATCCAGAACAGTGACGAATTTGCTGAACTAGATGAAGCAAAACGTAAGGTCATTGAAATCACAGTCCGTGACTTTGAATTGTCAGGTGTTGGCTTAGACGATGAGAAAAAACAGCGTTATGGCGAAATCAAAAGCCGTCTGTCTGATTTGTCGTCCACCTTTAGCAATAATGTAATGGATGCCACTTTAGGTTGGCAAAAACATATTACTGATGAATCACAGCTCGAAGGCTTACCTGAGTCAGCCCTTGGCGCAGCTAAACAATTAGCTGAAAGCAAAGAATTAGACGGTTGGTTATTCACCCTAGATATACCCAGCTATCTGCCTGTAATGATGCATGCTGATAATCATCTACTGCGTGAAGAAATGTATCGTGCATTCACCACCCGCGCCTCGGATCAGGGTCCGAATGCAGGCAAGTGGGACAACGGTCCGCTTATTGATGAAACTATGGCTTTGCGCCAAGAATTGGCCCAGTTGTTAGACTTTGCTAACTATGCAGAGCGTTCATTGGCAACCAAAATGGCTGAATCGACTAGCCAAGTTAAGGGCTTTTTACATGACTTAGCAGCCCGCTCTAAGCCGCAAGCTCAGCAAGACCTCGCTGAACTAGCCGACTTTGCAAAAAAACAATTTAACAAGCCTGAACTTCAAGCGTGGGACTTTGCCTATTATAGCGAAAAGCTCAAGGAGCAAAAGTACGCCATTTCAGACGAGGCTTTACGCCCTTATTTCCCTGCTCATAAGGCGGTAGACGGATTATTTGAGGTAGTCTCTCGCTTGTACGGACTGCAAATCGCTGAACGTGACGGCGTTGACACTTGGCATGACGATGTTCGTTTTTTCGATATCAAAGATGCCAGTGGTGAACTTCGAGGCAGTTTTTATCTCGATTTATACGCTCGGGAGCATAAACGAGGCGGCGCATGGATGGACGAATGCCAGACCCGCCGAGCTAAACCAGATGGATCGGTGCAGTTACCGGTTGCTTACTTAACCTGTAATTTCAGTGGACCAGTTGGTAACAAGCCAGCGTTGTTTACCCACGACGAAGTTATTACCTTATTCCACGAATTCGGCCACGGAATTCACCACATGTTGACCCAAATTGACGTCGCTGGCGTATCGGGTATTAATGGTGTGGCTTGGGACGCAGTTGAATTACCGAGTCAGTTCCTTGAAAACTGGTGTTGGCAGCCTGAAGCCTTAGCATTTATCTCTAGTCACTATGAGACCGGTGAATCTTTACCTAAAGATTTACTGGATAAAATGTTAGCGGCTCGTAACTTCCAGTCGGCCATGCAAATGGTTCGTCAGCTGGAATTCAGTCTGTTCGATTTTACCTTGCACGAGAAATACAGTAGCGAGGAAAAAACGTCTGTTCAGGCCTTACTCGATGATGTGCGCAGTGAAGTTTCGGTGGTTATGCCTCCTGAATTTAACCGCTTCCAAAATAGCTTCGGGCATATTTTCGCTGGTGGTTATGCTGCAGGTTATTACAGCTATAAATGGGCAGAAGTACTTTCTTCAGATGCGTTCAGTCGTTTTGAAGAGGAAGGGATCTTCAACCAACAAGTTGGTCAAGATTTCTTGAATAACATTCTTGAAAAAGGGGGCAGCAAAGAGCCCATGGAGCTATTTGTTGCTTTCAGAGGGCGGGAGCCAAAAGTAGACGCACTATTAAGGCACAGCGGCATTGAAGAATAA
- the gorA gene encoding glutathione-disulfide reductase: MADFDYICIGGGSGGIASANRASKHGKKVALIEARHIGGTCVNVGCVPKKAMWFGAQVAEAINHYAADYGFDVTVNKFDWKKLVDSREAYIKRIHASYDRVLGNNDITVINGFARFVDKNTVEVDGKHYTADHILIATGGRPVTPSIPGADLGIDSDGFFELTEQPKRVVVVGAGYIAVELAGVLHSLGSETHLVVRKHAPLRSFDTMLSETLVETMAQDGPTLHTHRIPEKLEKNDDDSLTLTFECGEKLEADCVIWAIGRAPANDNMGLEKAGVKVNQRGYIAVDKYQNTSVDGIYAVGDNIGKVELTPVAVKAGRLLSERIFNGQTDAHMDYTLIPTVVFSHPAIGTMGLTELEAEAEFGKDNVKVYNSSFAAMYTALTSHRQMTRMKLICVGENQKVVGIHGIGYGMDEILQGFGVAMKMGATKADFDACVAIHPTSAEEFVTLN, from the coding sequence ATGGCAGATTTTGATTATATTTGTATCGGTGGTGGAAGTGGTGGAATTGCATCAGCGAACCGCGCATCTAAACACGGCAAAAAAGTGGCGTTAATTGAAGCGCGTCATATTGGTGGCACCTGTGTAAACGTAGGGTGCGTGCCGAAAAAAGCTATGTGGTTTGGTGCCCAAGTTGCTGAAGCGATAAATCATTATGCAGCAGATTACGGTTTCGATGTAACGGTGAATAAATTCGATTGGAAAAAATTAGTCGATAGTCGCGAAGCCTATATTAAGCGTATTCATGCCTCATACGATCGTGTATTAGGTAACAACGACATTACCGTCATTAACGGTTTTGCGCGTTTCGTTGATAAAAATACGGTCGAAGTTGATGGTAAACATTACACCGCAGATCACATTCTTATCGCGACCGGCGGTCGTCCCGTTACCCCGAGTATTCCTGGCGCAGATTTAGGCATAGATTCTGACGGTTTTTTCGAGCTAACTGAGCAACCTAAGCGCGTAGTGGTAGTAGGAGCAGGGTATATCGCTGTTGAACTAGCTGGCGTTTTGCACTCACTTGGTAGCGAAACCCATTTGGTGGTGCGTAAGCATGCGCCGCTACGCTCCTTCGATACGATGTTGAGTGAGACGTTAGTCGAAACGATGGCGCAAGATGGCCCAACTTTGCATACTCATCGTATTCCAGAAAAACTGGAAAAAAATGATGATGATAGTCTGACGTTGACCTTTGAATGTGGCGAAAAGCTTGAAGCTGATTGTGTTATTTGGGCAATAGGTCGTGCTCCGGCAAACGATAATATGGGGCTTGAAAAAGCAGGTGTAAAAGTTAATCAGCGAGGGTATATCGCGGTTGATAAATATCAAAACACCAGTGTGGACGGCATATACGCCGTTGGCGATAATATAGGGAAAGTCGAGCTTACCCCTGTTGCGGTAAAGGCTGGACGTTTATTGTCAGAGCGCATATTTAATGGTCAAACAGACGCGCATATGGATTATACATTGATCCCAACAGTGGTCTTCAGTCACCCTGCAATTGGTACTATGGGGTTAACCGAGCTTGAGGCCGAAGCGGAGTTTGGTAAAGACAATGTTAAAGTATATAACTCGAGCTTTGCCGCTATGTACACTGCACTGACGAGCCACAGACAAATGACACGCATGAAACTGATTTGTGTTGGCGAAAATCAAAAGGTCGTGGGTATTCACGGTATCGGTTACGGTATGGATGAAATTTTACAAGGCTTCGGCGTAGCCATGAAAATGGGCGCAACTAAAGCCGACTTCGACGCTTGTGTAGCTATTCACCCCACCAGCGCAGAAGAATTTGTCACACTGAATTAA
- the ubiE gene encoding bifunctional demethylmenaquinone methyltransferase/2-methoxy-6-polyprenyl-1,4-benzoquinol methylase UbiE has protein sequence MSVSENNATTAANPSASQEQASESSEKTHFGFQQVDKNAKASMVAEVFQSVAAKYDIMNDVMSMGIHRLWKRFTIDCSGARAGHKVLDLAGGTGDLTAKFSRIVGESGEVVLADINDAMLRVGRDKLRDKGIVGNVQYVQANAEALPFPDNSFDIITIAFGLRNVTDKDKALASMYRVLKPGGRLLVLEFSKPTSEVLNKVYDAYSFHLLPKIGELVAKDGDSYKYLAESIRMHPEQDVLKGMMEDAGFEQVTYHNLTGGIVALHRGFKF, from the coding sequence ATGAGCGTCAGTGAGAACAATGCCACTACAGCGGCCAATCCAAGTGCTAGCCAAGAGCAAGCCTCGGAATCTTCAGAAAAAACCCATTTCGGTTTTCAGCAAGTAGATAAAAATGCCAAGGCTTCTATGGTTGCCGAGGTTTTTCAGTCAGTTGCAGCCAAATACGACATTATGAATGATGTGATGTCCATGGGTATTCATCGTTTATGGAAGCGTTTCACCATAGACTGCAGTGGTGCTAGAGCTGGCCACAAGGTGCTTGATTTAGCGGGCGGCACTGGCGACTTAACCGCAAAGTTCTCACGCATAGTGGGTGAAAGCGGCGAAGTCGTATTAGCTGATATTAATGATGCGATGTTGCGTGTGGGCCGTGACAAATTACGCGATAAAGGTATTGTGGGTAATGTTCAATACGTGCAAGCCAACGCTGAAGCCTTACCTTTTCCTGACAACAGTTTCGATATTATTACCATTGCCTTTGGGTTGCGTAACGTAACCGATAAAGACAAGGCCTTAGCATCTATGTATCGAGTCCTTAAGCCCGGTGGACGTTTATTGGTATTGGAGTTTTCCAAACCAACGAGCGAAGTATTAAACAAAGTATACGATGCCTATTCTTTCCATTTGCTGCCTAAAATCGGTGAGTTAGTGGCAAAAGACGGCGATAGTTATAAATATCTTGCGGAATCGATTCGCATGCATCCAGAACAAGACGTGCTTAAAGGCATGATGGAAGATGCTGGCTTTGAGCAAGTGACTTATCATAATTTAACCGGCGGTATTGTTGCGTTACATCGCGGGTTCAAATTTTAA